One window from the genome of Micromonospora aurantiaca ATCC 27029 encodes:
- a CDS encoding DUF1028 domain-containing protein: MTFSLVARSADGHLYGVAVASRFLAAGALVPAAEALVGAVATQAHANLAYRAQALALLRTGVTAGDAVAGLVAADPGRDDRQLAVVGATGDGATWTGPRCHPWAGGQAGDGWAAQGNILTGPQVIDALRDAWLARDDLPFPQRLLAALTAGDAAGGDRRGRQSAAMLVVQRHGGYAGTGDELVDLRVDDHVDPVAELRRLLGIHHMLFGRPDPATLRDLTGPLAAEVTELLAATGHPVGPAGLDDALAAWTGLENLEERFVPGRIDPIVLEHLRRCAGR, translated from the coding sequence GTGACCTTCTCGCTCGTCGCCCGCTCCGCCGACGGGCACCTGTACGGGGTGGCGGTGGCCAGCCGGTTCCTCGCCGCCGGGGCGCTGGTGCCTGCGGCCGAGGCACTGGTGGGCGCGGTCGCCACCCAGGCGCACGCCAACCTCGCCTACCGGGCGCAGGCGCTCGCGCTGCTGCGTACCGGCGTCACCGCCGGCGACGCGGTGGCCGGGCTGGTCGCCGCCGATCCCGGCCGCGACGACAGGCAGCTCGCCGTGGTGGGGGCGACCGGCGACGGGGCCACCTGGACCGGGCCGCGCTGCCATCCGTGGGCCGGCGGGCAGGCCGGCGACGGCTGGGCCGCGCAGGGCAACATCCTGACCGGCCCGCAGGTGATCGACGCGCTGCGCGACGCCTGGCTGGCCCGCGACGACCTGCCGTTCCCGCAGCGCCTGCTGGCCGCACTCACCGCCGGTGACGCGGCCGGCGGCGACCGGCGCGGCCGGCAGAGCGCCGCGATGCTCGTGGTGCAGCGCCACGGCGGCTACGCCGGCACCGGCGACGAGCTGGTGGACCTGCGCGTGGACGACCACGTCGACCCGGTCGCCGAGCTGCGCCGCCTGCTCGGCATCCACCACATGCTGTTCGGCCGCCCCGACCCGGCCACGCTGCGTGACCTCACCGGCCCGCTCGCGGCCGAGGTGACCGAGCTGCTCGCCGCCACCGGCCACCCGGTCGGCCCGGCCGGCCTGGACGACGCGCTGGCGGCCTGGACCGGCCTGGAGAACCTGGAGGAACGCTTCGTGCCCGGCCGGATCGACCCGATCGTGCTGGAGCACCTGCGGCGGTGCGCCGGGCGCTGA
- a CDS encoding maleylpyruvate isomerase N-terminal domain-containing protein: protein MRTVREAFRAECERLERVLRDLDDAALDRPTPCPPWRVRDLIAHVSTGAGRLAGMLAEPAPPRAEVDAAAYFGAAKFSPPVDRDRIDSARRAAREHPGAAEVADEFARAWRATDEAVAAAPPGRVVRTRHGDAMALPEFLRTRVVEVAVHGLDLADALDRPPWLTPAAADVVVGVLTGGVPVPPGLRWDALTVLRKATGRLPLTGDERAELTRAGIGRLAFGG from the coding sequence GTGCGGACCGTACGGGAGGCGTTCCGGGCCGAGTGCGAACGCCTGGAACGGGTGCTGCGCGACCTGGACGACGCGGCGCTGGACCGGCCCACCCCGTGCCCGCCCTGGCGGGTGCGCGACCTGATCGCGCATGTGAGCACCGGAGCCGGTCGCCTGGCCGGGATGCTCGCCGAACCCGCGCCGCCCCGCGCCGAGGTCGACGCCGCCGCCTACTTCGGCGCGGCCAAGTTCAGCCCGCCGGTCGACCGGGACCGCATCGACTCGGCCCGCCGGGCCGCGCGGGAGCACCCGGGCGCGGCCGAGGTGGCCGACGAGTTCGCCCGAGCCTGGCGCGCCACCGACGAGGCGGTCGCCGCAGCGCCGCCCGGCCGGGTGGTGCGCACCCGGCACGGTGACGCGATGGCGCTGCCGGAGTTCCTGCGTACCCGCGTGGTGGAGGTCGCGGTGCACGGCCTGGACCTGGCCGACGCGCTGGACCGGCCGCCGTGGCTGACCCCGGCCGCGGCGGACGTGGTGGTGGGCGTGCTCACCGGCGGCGTGCCGGTGCCGCCGGGCCTGCGGTGGGACGCGCTCACCGTGCTGCGCAAGGCCACCGGGCGGCTGCCGCTGACCGGCGACGAGCGCGCCGAGCTGACGCGGGCCGGCATCGGCCGGCTGGCCTTCGGCGGCTGA
- a CDS encoding phosphatase PAP2 family protein has translation MRETARGWTAVWLVVLALIQTAAFGLVWRFAVHTELGQWLDTVALTGNRIGQDRIDGPVDTILNAMSVVSLLAATAVIGFIALIRGRKALAVTATLLIAGANVTTQLLKYYLVRPDFGIDPERAAAGNSLPSGHTAVAASVAIALILVLPRKLRVAGAFLGAGYAAAAGVATLSAGWHRPSDAVAAYLVVGAWAAVAGLVLLFFQREQAVVEPGDAHRVAGAVLGGVGVVALLASAVALSWLVDRSTIPVESLGRRPLFIGYAGSAAGIVGTIAVVAALVLVVVHRLVPRWKG, from the coding sequence GTGCGGGAGACGGCGAGGGGTTGGACGGCAGTCTGGTTGGTCGTACTGGCCCTGATCCAGACAGCCGCGTTCGGGTTGGTGTGGCGCTTCGCCGTACACACCGAACTGGGCCAGTGGCTGGACACGGTGGCGCTCACCGGCAACCGGATCGGCCAGGACCGCATCGACGGTCCGGTGGACACGATCCTCAACGCCATGTCGGTGGTGTCGCTGCTGGCCGCGACCGCCGTGATCGGCTTCATCGCGCTGATCCGGGGGCGCAAGGCGCTCGCCGTCACCGCGACGCTGCTCATCGCAGGCGCGAACGTGACCACGCAGCTGCTCAAGTACTACCTGGTCCGTCCCGACTTCGGCATCGACCCGGAACGGGCCGCCGCCGGCAACAGCCTGCCCAGCGGGCACACCGCAGTGGCCGCCTCGGTGGCGATCGCGCTGATCCTGGTGCTGCCGCGCAAGCTGCGGGTCGCCGGGGCGTTCCTCGGTGCCGGGTACGCCGCCGCCGCCGGTGTCGCCACGCTCTCCGCCGGCTGGCACCGGCCCAGCGACGCGGTCGCCGCGTACCTGGTGGTGGGCGCGTGGGCCGCTGTCGCCGGGCTGGTGCTGCTGTTCTTCCAGCGGGAGCAGGCGGTGGTGGAGCCGGGCGACGCGCACCGGGTGGCCGGGGCCGTGCTCGGCGGCGTCGGCGTGGTGGCCCTGCTGGCCTCCGCGGTGGCGCTGTCCTGGCTGGTGGACCGTTCCACCATCCCCGTCGAGAGCCTCGGCCGCCGTCCGCTGTTCATCGGGTACGCGGGCAGCGCGGCCGGCATCGTCGGCACGATCGCCGTGGTGGCGGCGCTGGTGCTGGTCGTGGTGCACCGGCTGGTGCCCCGCTGGAAGGGCTGA
- a CDS encoding DUF3159 domain-containing protein, with product MTGTPQRQPEDGPRPESLADLLGGRRGAVDATLPPLAFGLGWVLGGLGGGVLAAVLTGTAVAGWRWRRGDRPRSVLVGLLAVCVAALIALRTGRAADFFLLQIAANTASALAWAVSIVVRWPLLGVVVGTALGQRTRWRRDPALLRAYGRASWVWAATYVLRVAVFVPLWLYGQVVALTVARAALTWPLIAAALAGSWVVIQRSLPAGHPGLRHPMDPAGTDGVAASTE from the coding sequence GTGACCGGCACGCCACAGCGGCAACCGGAGGACGGGCCGCGGCCGGAGTCGCTGGCCGACCTGCTCGGCGGCCGGCGCGGGGCGGTGGACGCGACGCTTCCCCCACTGGCGTTCGGGCTCGGCTGGGTGCTCGGCGGGCTGGGCGGCGGCGTGCTCGCGGCGGTGCTGACCGGCACGGCGGTGGCCGGCTGGCGGTGGCGGCGCGGCGACCGTCCCCGCTCGGTGCTGGTCGGGCTGCTCGCGGTCTGCGTGGCAGCGCTCATCGCGTTGCGCACCGGCAGGGCCGCCGACTTCTTCCTGCTCCAGATCGCCGCCAACACGGCAAGCGCGCTGGCCTGGGCGGTGAGCATCGTGGTGCGGTGGCCGCTGCTGGGTGTGGTGGTCGGCACGGCGCTGGGCCAGCGGACCCGGTGGCGGCGTGACCCGGCGCTGCTGCGGGCGTACGGCCGGGCCAGTTGGGTGTGGGCGGCCACCTACGTGCTGCGGGTCGCGGTGTTCGTCCCGCTGTGGCTGTACGGGCAGGTGGTCGCGCTCACCGTGGCGCGGGCGGCGCTGACCTGGCCGCTGATCGCGGCGGCGCTGGCGGGGAGCTGGGTGGTGATCCAGCGCTCGCTGCCGGCCGGTCATCCGGGGCTGCGGCACCCGATGGACCCGGCGGGCACTGACGGTGTGGCGGCGAGCACAGAATAA
- a CDS encoding glycoside hydrolase family 48 protein: protein MARRRRTAMVAATALVIGGVALPAGAAQAAPACDVTYATSDWNNGFTANVTIKNLGDALNNWSLKFAFPNSSQRVTQGWSARWSQSGSEVTATNESWNGSLPTGASTSIGFNGSYSGSNPKPTAFTLNGVACNGAQTNQPPTVSLSVPSGPFEAPADVPLTATASDADGTISKVEFYRNGLLVNTDTTAPYGYDLLDLPAGSYTVQAKAYDNAGGTAVSEKSFTVTAASGPKLVASPSAVTVAEGGSATVRYTLSAAPTASVPVTLAVTGDSDITVSPSTLTLTSSNWSTGVTATVSAAEDSDTVGGTATITASATGYAPISVVATEADNDTPGGDNAYIKKFLDQYGKIKNSGYFSPEGVPYHSIETLIVEAPDHGHETTSEAFSFWLWLEAQYGRVTQNWAPFNNAWTVMEKYIIPSHADQATAGSPGTPQYAAEHNLPSQYPSALEASVPVGQDPLRSELQSTYGTGDIYGMHWLLDVDNTYGYGRCGDGTTRPAYINTFQRGTQESVWETVPQPSCDTFKHGGPNGYLDLFVKESSAPAKQWKYTNAPDADARAVQAAYWALTWAKAQGKQADVAATVAKAAKMGDYLRYALFDKYFKKIGNCVGASTCPAGSGRDSAHYLLSWYYAWGGAYDASQNWSWRIGSSHSHFGYQNPFAAWAMTNVAELKPKSPTAVSDWQKSLDRQLEFYTWLQSAEGGIAGGATNSWDGSYAQPPAGTATFYGMYYDVDPVYNDPPSNQWFGMQAWSMQRIAELYLETGNAKAKALLDKWVPWAIANTTVGTNWSIPSDMKWTGQPANWNPSSPQPNTNLHVEVTVKGQDVGVAGAYARTLIAYAAKSGNTAAKNTAKGLLDALSASADSKGVSTPEKRGDYKRFDDVYNAADGQGLYIPNGWTGKMPNGDAIAPGKSFLDIRSFYKNDPDWPKVQAYLDGGPEPVFNYHRFWAQADIAMAYADYGTYFPQG, encoded by the coding sequence GGTTCACCGCCAACGTCACCATCAAGAACCTGGGTGACGCGCTGAACAACTGGTCGCTGAAGTTCGCCTTCCCGAACAGCAGCCAGCGCGTGACCCAGGGCTGGTCGGCCCGGTGGAGCCAGTCCGGCAGCGAGGTCACCGCGACGAACGAGTCGTGGAACGGCAGCCTGCCCACCGGCGCGTCCACCAGCATCGGCTTCAACGGCAGCTACAGCGGCAGCAACCCGAAGCCCACCGCGTTCACCCTCAACGGGGTCGCCTGCAACGGCGCGCAGACCAACCAGCCGCCGACGGTCTCCCTGAGCGTGCCGTCCGGCCCGTTCGAGGCGCCGGCGGACGTGCCGCTGACCGCGACCGCGAGCGACGCCGACGGCACCATCAGCAAGGTCGAGTTCTACCGCAACGGCCTGCTGGTCAACACCGACACCACCGCGCCGTACGGTTACGACCTGCTCGACCTGCCTGCCGGCAGCTACACCGTGCAGGCCAAGGCGTACGACAACGCGGGCGGCACGGCCGTCTCGGAGAAGTCGTTCACGGTCACCGCGGCGAGCGGGCCGAAGCTGGTCGCCAGCCCGTCGGCGGTCACCGTGGCCGAGGGCGGCAGCGCCACGGTCCGGTACACGCTCAGCGCGGCGCCCACCGCCAGCGTGCCGGTGACCCTCGCCGTCACCGGTGACAGCGACATCACCGTCTCGCCGTCCACGCTGACGCTCACGTCGAGCAACTGGAGCACCGGCGTCACCGCCACGGTCTCGGCCGCGGAGGACTCCGACACGGTCGGCGGCACCGCCACCATCACCGCGTCGGCCACCGGCTACGCCCCGATCTCCGTCGTCGCCACCGAGGCGGACAACGACACCCCCGGCGGCGACAACGCCTACATCAAGAAGTTCCTCGACCAGTACGGCAAGATCAAGAACTCGGGCTACTTCAGCCCCGAGGGCGTGCCGTACCACTCGATCGAGACGCTGATCGTCGAGGCGCCCGACCACGGCCACGAGACCACCTCGGAGGCGTTCAGCTTCTGGCTCTGGCTGGAGGCGCAGTACGGCCGGGTCACCCAGAACTGGGCCCCGTTCAACAACGCCTGGACGGTGATGGAGAAGTACATCATCCCGTCGCACGCCGACCAGGCCACCGCCGGCTCGCCCGGCACCCCGCAGTACGCCGCCGAGCACAACCTGCCCAGCCAGTACCCGTCGGCGCTGGAGGCCAGCGTCCCGGTCGGCCAGGACCCGCTGCGCTCGGAGCTGCAGTCCACCTACGGCACCGGTGACATCTACGGCATGCACTGGCTGCTCGACGTGGACAACACCTACGGCTACGGCCGCTGCGGCGACGGCACCACCCGGCCCGCGTACATCAACACCTTCCAGCGGGGCACCCAGGAGTCGGTGTGGGAGACCGTGCCGCAGCCGTCCTGCGACACGTTCAAGCACGGCGGCCCGAACGGCTACCTGGACCTGTTCGTCAAGGAGTCCAGCGCCCCGGCCAAGCAGTGGAAGTACACCAACGCTCCGGACGCCGACGCGCGTGCCGTCCAGGCCGCCTACTGGGCGCTGACCTGGGCCAAGGCGCAGGGCAAGCAGGCCGACGTGGCGGCCACCGTGGCGAAGGCCGCCAAGATGGGCGACTACCTGCGCTACGCGCTGTTCGACAAGTACTTCAAGAAGATCGGCAACTGCGTCGGGGCGTCCACCTGCCCGGCCGGCAGCGGCCGTGACTCGGCGCACTACCTGCTCTCCTGGTACTACGCCTGGGGCGGCGCGTACGACGCCTCGCAGAACTGGTCGTGGCGGATCGGCTCCAGCCACAGCCACTTCGGCTACCAGAATCCGTTCGCGGCCTGGGCCATGACCAACGTCGCGGAGCTGAAGCCGAAGTCGCCGACCGCGGTCTCCGACTGGCAGAAGAGCCTCGACCGGCAGCTGGAGTTCTACACCTGGCTCCAGTCCGCCGAGGGCGGCATCGCCGGTGGCGCCACCAACAGCTGGGACGGCAGCTACGCCCAGCCGCCGGCCGGCACCGCCACCTTCTACGGCATGTACTACGACGTCGACCCGGTCTACAACGACCCGCCGTCGAACCAGTGGTTCGGCATGCAGGCCTGGTCGATGCAGCGCATCGCCGAGCTCTACCTGGAGACCGGCAACGCGAAGGCCAAGGCGCTGCTGGACAAGTGGGTGCCGTGGGCCATCGCCAACACCACGGTCGGCACCAACTGGTCGATCCCGTCGGACATGAAGTGGACCGGCCAGCCGGCCAACTGGAACCCGAGCAGCCCGCAGCCGAACACCAACCTGCACGTCGAGGTGACGGTCAAGGGTCAGGACGTCGGCGTCGCCGGCGCCTACGCCCGCACGCTCATCGCGTACGCGGCCAAGTCCGGCAACACCGCGGCGAAGAACACCGCCAAGGGCCTGCTGGACGCGCTCTCGGCGTCCGCCGACAGCAAGGGCGTCTCGACGCCGGAGAAGCGCGGCGACTACAAGCGCTTCGACGACGTCTACAACGCCGCCGACGGCCAGGGTCTCTACATCCCCAACGGCTGGACCGGGAAGATGCCCAACGGCGACGCGATCGCCCCGGGCAAGAGCTTCCTGGACATCCGCTCGTTCTACAAGAACGACCCGGACTGGCCGAAGGTGCAGGCGTACCTGGACGGCGGTCCCGAGCCGGTCTTCAACTACCACCGGTTCTGGGCGCAGGCGGACATCGCCATGGCGTACGCCGACTACGGCACCTACTTCCCGCAGGGGTGA